A single window of Vigna unguiculata cultivar IT97K-499-35 chromosome 1, ASM411807v1, whole genome shotgun sequence DNA harbors:
- the LOC114178145 gene encoding cation/calcium exchanger 1-like has protein sequence MDTNSRFLLHTFTPSSTMAPFIIFNSKLQSRVLVLVLNLAFIFLFCLLLNLYLHPPNSDSQGHSNASLLTIFNHARLFRDVSVEGCTDIHKYSDFDSKCLYVKSNLECRSKGYINYLQIFYCNSGKFPILGQTLLALWLIVLFYLLGDTASNYFCSSLEGLSNILRLSPTIAGVTLLSLGNGAPDFFASVVSFSGSSSNGAVGLNSILGGSFFVSCVVLGVISILVSPNQVEVEKASFIRDVLFFLLSLFILLIIIYIGKITLFASICYVSIYFLYVCAVSATHLIYGKDTTNARQYSMSCEESLAPSIPLLGYVDEEKQSLAEIVVVEDKDQNQKHKPASSTFGDDNNSFFDWLYFGKLLQLLELPLCLPRRLTIPVVSKEKWSKPFAVISVTLAPVLLAVLFNTQSENVASRSSIVTYIVAALIGIVLGNMACVTTDRCSPPTKSLFPWLAGGFAMSVTWTYIIAAELVSVLVSIGSIVGVSPSVLGLTVLAWGNSLGDFIANGAMALNGGADGVQMAISGCYAGPMFNTLMGLGLPLVLSALSDNPDPYVIPKDPSLYATLLFLMGGLLWALVILPKKSMKLDKSLGVGLLSVYLCFLVIRIALAFGVVKF, from the coding sequence ATGGACACCAATTCTAGATTCTTGCTTCACACTTTCACACCTTCTTCAACCATGGCACccttcatcatcttcaactcCAAGCTTCAATCCAGAGTACTTGTTCTTGTCCTCAACTTGGCTTTCATCTTCCTCTTCTGTCTCCTTCTCAACCTTTATCTCCACCCTCCTAACTCAGATTCTCAGGGCCACTCCAATGCCTCTCTCCTCACAATCTTCAACCATGCAAGGCTCTTCAGAGATGTCAGTGTTGAAGGCTGCACTGATATACACAAGTACTCAGATTTTGACTCCAAGTGTTTGTATGTCAAAAGTAACCTTGAGTGCAGGTCAAAGGGATACATCAACTATCTTCAAATCTTCTATTGCAACTCGGGAAAATTCCCAATTTTGGGACAAACCCTCCTTGCCTTGTGGCTTATAGTGTTGTTTTATCTGTTGGGTGACACTGCTTCCAACTACTTCTGCAGTTCCTTGGAGGGTTTGTCCAACATCCTGAGACTCTCCCCCACCATTGCGGGAGTGACCCTTCTTTCTCTGGGAAATGGTGCTCCTGATTTCTTTGCCAGCGTTGTGTCTTTCTCAGGATCATCCAGCAACGGTGCGGTTGGACTCAACAGCATCCTAGGAGGGTCTTTCTTTGTGTCGTGTGTTGTCTTGGGGGTCATAAGCATTCTGGTTAGCCCAAATCAGGTTGAGGTTGAAAAGGCCAGTTTCATCAGAGATGtccttttcttccttctctctcttttcatCCTCCTCATCATCATTTACATCGGTAAAATCACTTTGTTTGCATCAATCTGCTATGTTTCAATCTACTTCCTCTACGTGTGTGCTGTCTCAGCCACACATCTCATATATGGAAAGGACACAACAAATGCAAGGCAATATTCAATGTCTTGTGAGGAGTCACTAGCGCCTAGCATACCTTTGTTGGGGTATGTTGATGAAGAGAAACAAAGTTTGGCAGAGATAGTGGTGGTTGAAGATAAGGACCAAAACCAAAAGCATAAGCCAGCTAGTAGTACTTTTGGTGATGATAATAACTCATTCTTTGATTGGCTTTACTTTGGAAAGTTGCTACAACTGCTGGAACTACCTCTTTGCTTACCAAGAAGGCTTACAATTCCTGTGGTGAGTAAGGAGAAGTGGTCAAAGCCATTTGCAGTAATATCTGTGACATTGGCACCAGTTTTACTTGCAGTTCTTTTCAACACTCAGAGTGAAAACGTGGCTTCAAGGAGTAGCATAGTCACATACATAGTAGCTGCTTTGATTGGGATAGTTTTGGGCAACATGGCATGCGTGACAACTGATAGGTGTAGCCCACCAACCAAGTCCTTGTTTCCTTGGCTTGCTGGTGGCTTTGCCATGAGTGTAACATGGACTTACATAATTGCTGCTGAGCTAGTTTCTGTGTTGGTTTCAATTGGGAGCATAGTTGGGGTTAGCCCTTCGGTGCTAGGACTAACAGTCCTAGCTTGGGGGAACTCACTTGGGGACTTCATAGCCAATGGTGCCATGGCCTTAAATGGTGGGGCAGATGGTGTTCAAATGGCCATATCTGGTTGCTATGCTGGTCCTATGTTCAATACCTTGATGGGTTTGGGGTTACCCCTTGTGCTCTCAGCTTTGTCTGATAACCCAGACCCTTATGTGATTCCCAAGGATCCTTCACTCTATGCGACCCTTTTGTTCTTGATGGGAGGGCTTCTTTGGGCACTTGTGATCTTGCCAAAGAAGAGTATGAAATTGGATAAATCCTTAGGGGTAGGGCTTCTCAGTGTTTACCTCTGTTTTTTGGTAATAAGGATTGCTCTGGCTTTTGGGGTTGTCAAATTCTAG